One genomic segment of Amycolatopsis sp. Hca4 includes these proteins:
- a CDS encoding HpcH/HpaI aldolase/citrate lyase family protein, translated as MSLRTRMAEGDLLLGLIVKVPSHAAVELAGHLGFDFVLLDTEHAPADTVEVEHHIRAGDAARIPVLVRVASRDPAAALHVLDAGAAGIVVPHVSDAAAAEAAVCAAHYPPRGTRSLAVSTRAGRHGTSSLADHLARAARETVVVVQAEDRSSVADCAAIAAVENVDAVWIGPTDLSLDLGVPGDFEHPEYRTAVARITEAVGNAPQCSLCVLADGPEEVGQWRARGATTFLVNYNSVVVRGLRDVVDGVRG; from the coding sequence ATGAGCCTGCGCACCCGGATGGCCGAAGGCGACCTGCTGCTCGGGCTGATCGTCAAAGTCCCTTCCCACGCGGCCGTGGAACTGGCCGGGCACCTGGGTTTCGACTTCGTCCTGCTGGACACCGAGCACGCGCCGGCCGACACCGTCGAGGTCGAACACCACATCCGGGCCGGTGACGCGGCGCGGATTCCCGTGCTGGTCCGCGTGGCGAGCCGCGACCCCGCGGCCGCGTTGCACGTGCTCGACGCCGGTGCCGCGGGCATCGTCGTACCGCACGTCTCCGACGCGGCGGCCGCCGAGGCCGCCGTCTGCGCCGCGCACTACCCGCCGCGAGGCACCCGCAGCCTGGCCGTCAGCACCCGCGCAGGCCGCCACGGGACGTCTTCCCTGGCGGACCACCTCGCGCGGGCCGCACGCGAGACCGTCGTCGTGGTCCAGGCCGAGGACCGGTCTTCGGTCGCCGATTGCGCGGCGATCGCCGCGGTGGAGAACGTCGACGCCGTCTGGATCGGTCCCACCGATCTGTCGCTCGACCTGGGCGTGCCGGGCGACTTCGAACACCCGGAATACCGGACTGCGGTCGCGCGGATCACGGAAGCGGTCGGGAACGCACCACAGTGCTCCCTGTGCGTCCTCGCCGACGGTCCCGAGGAGGTCGGGCAGTGGCGCGCCCGCGGCGCCACCACCTTCCTGGTCAACTACAACTCCGTGGTCGTCCGCGGACTGCGCGACGTCGTCGACGGAGTTCGCGGGTGA
- a CDS encoding cytochrome P450: MDETRPRYLATPEYTACPYAVFDRLRESAPAVPVQVNGFRMWTVTGYADVRALLADPGMGKDLVQHRRRLVAQSRLRADHSARMAHRSRRSLLDRDGPDHRRLRAQLSGEFSTARVASRRPAVEAAATALLDRLPLGEPVDLIAAYARPLATTVLADLVGLPEEERGEFPDWQMSMLTGSSVAEVENGARCLYELALRMIEVKKREPADDLFTRLLRIHEDDGGLDVDELASTYVVLLIGGSEPATAIGTGLALLLDRPDQVEKLIAAPELFGPAVEEIVRFESPFKLLPPRFSAEPVDIGGVKIPAGELITVSPGAANRDPEHFPDPDTFDIERDTRGHLGFGHGAHRCLGASLGRLETEVALRALILRYPRTRLVTAPAELTWRPGSFMRRLDNLPAVLG, encoded by the coding sequence GTGGACGAGACCCGACCTCGCTACCTGGCCACGCCCGAGTACACCGCCTGTCCGTATGCCGTGTTCGACCGGCTGCGCGAGAGTGCGCCTGCCGTTCCCGTGCAGGTCAACGGGTTTCGCATGTGGACGGTCACCGGCTACGCCGACGTCCGCGCGCTGCTCGCCGATCCCGGCATGGGCAAGGACCTGGTACAACACCGCAGACGCCTGGTCGCGCAGTCCCGGCTGCGGGCCGACCACAGTGCCCGCATGGCCCACCGCTCCCGGCGCAGCCTGCTCGACCGCGACGGCCCCGACCACCGGCGGCTGCGCGCGCAGCTGAGCGGCGAGTTCAGCACGGCACGCGTGGCTTCGCGGCGACCGGCCGTCGAGGCCGCCGCCACCGCATTGCTCGACCGCCTGCCGCTCGGTGAACCGGTCGACCTGATCGCCGCCTACGCGCGTCCGCTGGCGACCACCGTGCTCGCCGACCTGGTGGGGCTCCCCGAAGAAGAACGCGGGGAGTTCCCGGACTGGCAGATGTCGATGCTGACCGGCAGCAGCGTGGCCGAGGTGGAAAACGGTGCCCGGTGCCTGTACGAACTCGCGTTGCGCATGATCGAGGTGAAGAAGCGCGAACCGGCCGACGACCTGTTCACCCGGCTCCTGCGGATCCACGAGGACGACGGCGGCCTGGATGTCGACGAACTCGCGTCCACTTACGTCGTGCTGCTCATCGGCGGCTCGGAACCGGCGACGGCCATCGGGACCGGCCTCGCCCTGCTGCTGGATCGGCCGGACCAGGTCGAGAAGCTCATCGCCGCACCGGAGCTGTTCGGCCCGGCCGTCGAAGAGATCGTCCGCTTCGAATCCCCGTTCAAGCTGCTCCCTCCGAGGTTCTCCGCGGAGCCGGTCGACATCGGCGGCGTGAAGATCCCCGCCGGTGAGCTGATCACGGTCTCGCCCGGGGCGGCGAACCGCGATCCGGAGCACTTTCCCGATCCGGACACCTTCGACATCGAGCGGGACACGCGCGGGCACCTGGGCTTCGGCCACGGCGCCCACCGGTGCCTGGGCGCGTCCCTCGGGCGGCTGGAAACGGAAGTCGCGCTGCGCGCGCTGATCCTCAGGTACCCGCGAACGCGCCTCGTGACCGCTCCCGCCGAGCTGACCTGGCGACCCGGCTCGTTCATGCGCCGGCTCGACAACCTGCCTGCCGTGCTCGGGTGA
- a CDS encoding SDR family NAD(P)-dependent oxidoreductase — MRESTVLVTGGGKGLGKAFTEALGRAGARVFITGRDGPSLDATVAELTGRGLLVEAMRADVVDSGAMADAVARITAASGRLDVLVNNAVAAGPLGPTAEVDLDAWWYAQQVNVAGPLVAAQAALKVMLPQGRGRIINLVSPAGITRWPNATAYSVSKAALIKLSENLATELRRTGIAVFSYNPGLVDAGLTRAGIDSVGTTTDPWLERVGRWARKARDAGEFVPLDTVVGTLVRLASGHADALSGQIVHAQDDLEARIAEREGATGC, encoded by the coding sequence ATGCGAGAGTCGACGGTCCTGGTCACCGGGGGCGGGAAAGGCCTGGGCAAGGCCTTCACCGAAGCGCTGGGCCGGGCGGGCGCCAGGGTGTTCATCACCGGCCGGGACGGCCCGTCGCTCGATGCCACCGTGGCCGAGCTGACCGGCCGGGGGCTTCTGGTGGAGGCGATGCGGGCCGACGTCGTGGACTCCGGCGCGATGGCCGACGCGGTCGCCCGGATCACCGCCGCCAGCGGACGTCTCGACGTCCTGGTGAACAACGCCGTCGCGGCCGGGCCGCTCGGGCCGACCGCCGAGGTCGACCTCGATGCGTGGTGGTACGCCCAGCAGGTCAACGTGGCCGGACCGCTGGTCGCCGCGCAGGCGGCGCTGAAAGTCATGCTCCCGCAGGGCCGGGGCCGCATCATCAACCTCGTCAGCCCCGCCGGGATCACGCGCTGGCCCAACGCCACCGCCTACTCGGTCTCCAAGGCGGCCCTGATCAAGCTCTCGGAGAACCTGGCGACCGAACTCCGCCGGACCGGTATCGCGGTGTTCAGCTACAACCCCGGCCTCGTCGACGCGGGGCTCACCAGGGCGGGCATCGATTCCGTCGGTACCACCACCGATCCCTGGCTCGAACGGGTTGGCCGATGGGCCCGCAAAGCCCGCGATGCGGGCGAATTCGTTCCCCTGGACACCGTCGTCGGCACCCTGGTGCGGCTGGCGAGCGGACACGCCGACGCCTTGAGCGGGCAGATCGTGCACGCCCAAGACGACCTCGAAGCACGGATCGCGGAACGGGAAGGAGCCACCGGATGCTGA
- a CDS encoding 2Fe-2S iron-sulfur cluster-binding protein, with the protein MADLIVTASTGGEHVLGGSGTDTVMERAREAGLPVRGECGGSMYCGTCHVIVDPAWAGRLTAPGDEEADLLDALFDRQQTSRLGCQITMADELDGLRVRLPETLA; encoded by the coding sequence ATGGCCGATCTGATCGTCACCGCGTCCACGGGCGGTGAGCACGTGCTGGGCGGAAGCGGAACGGACACGGTGATGGAGCGCGCGCGGGAAGCGGGTCTTCCGGTGCGCGGCGAGTGCGGTGGCTCGATGTACTGCGGGACGTGCCATGTGATCGTCGACCCGGCGTGGGCCGGGCGGCTCACGGCGCCTGGTGACGAGGAAGCCGACCTGCTCGACGCGCTGTTCGACCGGCAGCAGACCTCCCGCCTCGGCTGTCAGATCACCATGGCGGATGAACTCGACGGCCTTCGCGTGCGCCTCCCCGAAACGCTCGCATGA
- a CDS encoding aldo/keto reductase → MTRRRIGHSDLIVSPLGLGTSTWGTTTDYATARAQAAAFLDAGGNLVDTADVYGGGEAERMIGRLLAGSLDRESIVLATKAAAVIVAGKPTADASRAHLLKTLDSSLSRLGTDHVDLWQVHAWDKRVPLEETLGAVDTAITAGKVRHAGVCNYSGWQTAVTAARFAGAGNRKLVSTQVEYSLLERGVEREVVPAAEHLGLGILPWAPLGRGVLTAKYRHGVPEKRYDSRFFRWYVGRHLNERAAGIVEAVVAVAVELGVTPGTVSLAWLRDRPGVVAPLVGARTAEQLEESLAGADFTLPPEHRRTLDDASALRLGYPELSI, encoded by the coding sequence CTGACCCGACGCCGGATCGGCCACAGCGACCTGATCGTCTCGCCGCTGGGGCTGGGCACCTCGACCTGGGGCACCACGACCGACTACGCAACGGCCAGGGCGCAGGCCGCCGCCTTCCTCGACGCCGGCGGCAACCTGGTGGACACCGCGGACGTCTACGGCGGCGGTGAAGCCGAGCGGATGATCGGCCGCCTGCTCGCGGGAAGCCTGGACCGCGAGTCCATCGTCCTGGCGACGAAGGCGGCCGCCGTCATCGTGGCCGGGAAGCCCACGGCCGACGCGTCCCGGGCGCACCTGCTCAAGACGCTGGACTCCTCCCTGTCCCGGCTGGGCACCGATCACGTGGACCTCTGGCAGGTGCACGCGTGGGACAAGCGCGTCCCGCTCGAGGAGACGCTCGGTGCCGTGGACACGGCGATCACCGCCGGGAAGGTGCGCCACGCCGGGGTCTGCAACTACTCGGGCTGGCAGACCGCGGTCACCGCGGCCCGGTTCGCCGGCGCGGGAAACCGGAAGCTGGTCAGCACCCAGGTCGAATACTCGCTGCTGGAACGCGGGGTGGAACGGGAAGTCGTTCCCGCGGCCGAGCACCTGGGGCTCGGGATCCTGCCGTGGGCACCGCTGGGCCGAGGGGTGCTCACCGCCAAATACCGTCACGGCGTCCCGGAAAAACGCTACGACAGCCGGTTCTTCCGGTGGTACGTCGGACGGCACCTCAACGAACGCGCAGCCGGCATCGTCGAAGCCGTGGTCGCCGTCGCCGTCGAGCTGGGGGTGACGCCGGGCACCGTTTCGCTGGCCTGGCTCCGCGACCGGCCGGGCGTGGTCGCCCCGCTCGTCGGCGCGCGGACCGCGGAGCAGCTCGAGGAGTCCCTGGCCGGCGCCGACTTCACCCTCCCACCGGAACACCGGCGCACGCTGGACGACGCCTCGGCCCTCCGGCTCGGTTACCCGGAACTCAGCATCTGA
- a CDS encoding cytochrome P450, with protein MSRVFALKPDQADNDAILAALLEGKAVQEVALPTGLRVWVVARHAEAKAILLDPRLKKDPATLADPARLFGGGRHPEDSYAVLGRHVLNTDDADHRRLRELLTECLAPKAVHRRRERIAEVVGARLDALARSAVPDLVTGFAQPVLTSVMSEVLGIEEPLLEQLLVAVRTVIGGADPQSAEARKALDTQQQLILAAIDDHDRFPGADTLLKRAFRDYRPRGKLSLAEVMSMIALTVFAGTTTSTTLVAHSAALAVTRDDLLEAITGGPASCSAALTEVLRRYPPTPCATWRFAAEDVELGGVTIPRDATVLVVVAAANRDPLAFPDADRIVVSRTGNPAHLAFGHGPHFCAGAPLALTTANVALPALFARFPRLSLAVPLEKLRWTTNLGDRTLSSVPVRLRPEELPV; from the coding sequence GTGTCCCGCGTCTTCGCGCTGAAGCCGGATCAAGCCGACAACGACGCGATACTGGCCGCGCTGCTCGAGGGAAAGGCAGTTCAGGAGGTCGCTTTGCCGACCGGCCTCCGGGTTTGGGTCGTGGCGCGCCACGCCGAAGCGAAGGCAATCCTGCTGGACCCCCGGTTGAAGAAGGACCCGGCGACGCTGGCCGATCCCGCACGCCTGTTCGGCGGGGGACGGCACCCCGAGGACAGTTACGCGGTGCTTGGCAGGCACGTGCTCAACACCGACGACGCCGATCACCGCCGGCTACGGGAACTGCTCACCGAGTGCCTCGCCCCGAAGGCCGTTCACCGGCGCCGCGAGCGCATCGCCGAGGTCGTCGGAGCCCGGCTCGACGCCCTGGCCCGCTCGGCCGTGCCCGACCTGGTCACCGGGTTCGCCCAGCCGGTGCTGACCTCGGTGATGAGTGAGGTCCTCGGCATTGAGGAGCCGCTCCTCGAACAGTTGCTCGTCGCCGTGCGAACGGTCATCGGAGGCGCGGATCCGCAGAGCGCGGAGGCTCGGAAAGCCCTGGACACGCAGCAACAGCTCATCCTGGCGGCGATCGACGACCACGATCGGTTCCCCGGCGCCGACACACTCCTGAAGCGGGCGTTCCGCGACTACCGCCCTCGCGGCAAGCTCAGCCTGGCCGAGGTGATGTCGATGATCGCCTTGACCGTCTTCGCCGGGACCACGACCTCCACGACGCTGGTGGCCCACAGCGCCGCCCTGGCGGTCACCCGGGACGACCTGCTCGAAGCGATCACGGGCGGCCCGGCGTCGTGCTCGGCAGCGCTCACGGAGGTGCTGCGCCGGTACCCGCCGACGCCGTGCGCGACCTGGCGGTTCGCCGCCGAAGACGTCGAGCTGGGCGGGGTCACGATCCCGCGCGACGCCACCGTTCTCGTGGTCGTCGCCGCCGCCAACCGGGATCCGCTGGCGTTTCCGGACGCGGACCGGATCGTCGTGTCCCGCACCGGCAACCCGGCCCACCTGGCCTTCGGGCACGGCCCGCACTTCTGCGCGGGCGCTCCGCTGGCGCTGACCACGGCGAACGTGGCGCTCCCCGCGTTGTTCGCGCGGTTCCCCCGGTTGTCTCTCGCCGTCCCGCTCGAGAAGCTCCGCTGGACGACGAACCTGGGTGATCGCACGCTGTCCTCCGTGCCGGTCCGCCTCCGCCCCGAAGAGCTGCCGGTATGA
- a CDS encoding AMP-binding protein translates to MGLDVDIATRSGARAGTPGLRWLAETQELRTMAELLPVLARRTVGKLVFPELNVSLAHREIPERAYGVAAELRRAGLGDRPDHCVGLLAETSPEFVSALFGVFAANVAAVPIPVQPFAGGLASFLDRLDTLVRSADLRGILVGPPFDEFGAAIRERYPDVVVIGIGGCEPQPGMPPAVLPAPEDLAVVQYSSGSTSAPKGAMIEHRALVASVLGTAERGGVADGDAAMVWVPLFHDFGLITLLTHLVTASDLHMFSPGKFIRRTAETMRYFADQHIAFFTGPNFAYDRILDTAAAGGLDGVDLSGWKTAVNAGEPVAAATLRRFDELLGPLGARPTVMTPGYGAAEFCVGISLQPAGRVAKVVHLDRASLRDGVRVVIRQASEPGAVPVVSQGPAFPGVEFRLTDDSGRVLDEGHFGEIEARGPNMLRGYLDDRAATDAAIRDGWFRTQDTGFVLDGELYVAGRRNDMIVVAGRNFHAHDVETAVRDVEGVYQRHVVAVADVSRERIVVVAETQADDPAALVAGIRARIADEVGLTDVDVRTVARNWLPRTSSGKWRRGEVRDRLFAGREV, encoded by the coding sequence GTGGGACTCGACGTAGACATCGCCACCCGTTCCGGTGCTCGGGCCGGAACGCCCGGACTCCGCTGGCTCGCGGAAACGCAGGAACTCCGCACCATGGCGGAGCTCCTGCCGGTTCTCGCGCGGCGAACGGTGGGGAAGCTGGTCTTCCCGGAGCTGAACGTATCGCTGGCCCACCGCGAGATCCCGGAGCGGGCCTACGGGGTCGCCGCGGAACTCCGCCGTGCGGGTCTGGGTGACCGGCCGGACCACTGTGTGGGGCTGCTCGCCGAGACGTCGCCGGAGTTCGTGTCCGCGCTCTTCGGGGTGTTCGCCGCGAACGTCGCGGCGGTGCCGATTCCCGTGCAGCCGTTCGCGGGTGGCCTGGCGTCCTTTTTGGACCGGCTGGACACCCTGGTCCGCAGCGCGGACCTCCGCGGCATCCTGGTGGGACCGCCGTTCGACGAGTTCGGTGCCGCCATCCGGGAGCGGTACCCGGACGTCGTGGTGATCGGCATCGGCGGCTGCGAGCCGCAGCCCGGGATGCCACCGGCCGTGCTGCCGGCTCCGGAAGACCTGGCCGTGGTGCAGTACAGCTCCGGGAGCACCTCCGCCCCCAAGGGGGCGATGATCGAGCACCGCGCTCTGGTGGCGAGCGTGCTGGGCACCGCCGAGCGGGGCGGGGTGGCGGACGGGGACGCCGCGATGGTGTGGGTGCCGCTGTTCCACGACTTCGGGCTCATCACCCTGCTGACCCACTTGGTGACGGCCAGCGACCTGCACATGTTCAGCCCCGGGAAGTTCATCCGGCGTACCGCGGAGACCATGCGGTACTTCGCCGACCAGCACATCGCGTTCTTCACCGGTCCGAACTTCGCCTACGACCGCATCCTCGACACGGCCGCGGCCGGAGGGCTCGACGGCGTCGATCTCTCCGGCTGGAAAACCGCGGTCAACGCCGGTGAACCCGTCGCCGCCGCGACGCTGCGCCGGTTCGACGAGCTGCTCGGGCCGCTCGGCGCCCGGCCGACGGTCATGACGCCGGGTTACGGTGCAGCGGAGTTCTGCGTGGGCATCTCCTTGCAGCCCGCCGGCCGGGTCGCGAAGGTCGTCCACCTCGACCGGGCGTCCCTGCGGGACGGCGTGCGGGTGGTGATCCGCCAGGCCTCCGAGCCCGGTGCCGTGCCCGTCGTGTCGCAGGGGCCGGCGTTCCCCGGCGTCGAATTCCGGCTCACAGACGATTCCGGCCGGGTGCTGGACGAGGGGCACTTCGGCGAAATCGAAGCACGGGGGCCGAACATGCTGCGCGGCTACCTCGACGACCGCGCCGCCACCGACGCCGCGATCCGGGACGGCTGGTTCCGCACGCAGGACACCGGGTTCGTGCTCGACGGAGAGCTCTACGTCGCCGGCCGGCGCAACGACATGATCGTGGTGGCCGGCCGGAACTTCCACGCCCACGACGTGGAGACGGCCGTACGGGATGTCGAGGGTGTGTACCAGCGTCACGTCGTCGCGGTGGCCGACGTGTCCCGCGAGCGCATCGTCGTCGTGGCCGAGACGCAGGCCGACGATCCGGCGGCCTTGGTCGCCGGCATCCGTGCCCGGATCGCCGACGAGGTCGGACTGACCGACGTCGACGTCCGGACCGTCGCGCGGAACTGGCTGCCCCGGACCAGCAGCGGGAAGTGGCGTCGTGGTGAAGTGCGCGATCGGCTCTTCGCCGGCCGCGAGGTGTAG
- a CDS encoding chromosome condensation protein has protein sequence MRDERALTDSEAAFLLAGFGPVVVRADVGGTFDPALLDRAWRLLGQAYPLLRCGVLGGPDGFRLVLREAVPAPVADADDFRQAIGRRLGDGAVSRLSLRETNGATELTLAVDHAFSDGRLVQVLLGKLLEFYAVLRRGDTPSVVPRPVFEPGLQHRLTGRYEPGWPEPADVPGGVVTLAGGPGTSSPGFGVHRIELGRGPTAALAAFAGTAGISVTGLLCGAVAGAVLARRPGDTAVRPVTLSVPVDFRRRLAPPIDPDAQLCAALPCLVTVSAAATDDPVDIGLRVAAELRAAIRRAEPQRTLLAQCLVPAPPPPMTFLVSNLGVREYPELPGDLSVTTSRVAATLPGPVPAVFAVTVNGELALDVVYDRAFHDDSEVSAVAASVETTLRSTAER, from the coding sequence GTGCGCGACGAACGAGCGCTGACCGACAGCGAGGCGGCCTTCCTCCTCGCCGGTTTCGGCCCGGTCGTGGTCCGCGCGGACGTCGGCGGGACCTTCGACCCGGCGCTGCTCGACCGGGCCTGGCGGCTGCTGGGCCAGGCCTACCCGCTCCTGCGGTGCGGGGTATTGGGCGGCCCTGACGGTTTCCGGCTGGTCCTGCGGGAGGCCGTGCCCGCACCGGTCGCCGACGCGGACGACTTTCGCCAGGCCATCGGGCGGCGGCTGGGGGACGGCGCGGTTTCCCGGTTGTCGCTCCGGGAAACCAACGGTGCGACCGAACTGACCCTGGCCGTCGACCACGCCTTCTCCGACGGGCGTCTGGTGCAGGTGTTGCTGGGCAAGCTCCTGGAGTTCTACGCGGTGCTCCGGCGGGGCGACACCCCGTCCGTGGTGCCGCGTCCGGTGTTCGAACCCGGGCTGCAACACCGTCTCACCGGGCGGTACGAGCCGGGGTGGCCCGAACCGGCCGACGTACCGGGCGGGGTCGTGACGCTCGCGGGGGGACCGGGCACGTCGTCCCCGGGGTTCGGGGTGCACCGCATCGAACTCGGCCGTGGGCCGACGGCCGCGCTGGCCGCGTTCGCCGGTACCGCCGGAATCTCCGTGACCGGCCTGCTCTGCGGGGCGGTCGCCGGAGCGGTGCTGGCGAGACGTCCCGGTGACACCGCCGTCCGGCCGGTCACGTTGTCCGTCCCGGTGGACTTTCGCCGTCGGCTCGCTCCACCGATCGATCCGGACGCCCAGCTCTGCGCGGCACTCCCGTGCCTGGTCACCGTGTCCGCCGCGGCGACCGACGACCCGGTCGACATCGGACTGCGCGTGGCGGCGGAGCTGCGTGCGGCGATCCGCCGCGCCGAGCCGCAGCGCACCCTGCTGGCGCAGTGTCTGGTGCCGGCGCCGCCTCCGCCGATGACGTTCCTGGTGTCCAACCTCGGCGTGCGGGAGTACCCCGAACTGCCCGGCGACCTGTCCGTCACCACCAGCCGGGTGGCCGCGACCCTGCCCGGTCCGGTGCCCGCCGTCTTCGCCGTGACGGTGAACGGCGAGCTCGCTCTCGACGTGGTGTATGACCGCGCTTTCCACGACGACAGCGAGGTTTCCGCGGTCGCGGCGTCCGTGGAAACCACGCTGCGTTCGACGGCGGAACGCTGA
- a CDS encoding acyl-CoA dehydrogenase family protein — translation MIASPAMVPAAVRDLVDTEVAAAAKRVDEDGVHPAAVLACLGQEGAFRSHVEDGKPPALDVAIATTAAISEACLTTGFCTWCQHSAGWLVANSDNAGLRAGLLPGIANGAVPAGVGLANPVKAMRGTEQFKLRAERVRGGYLVSGAQPWISNMGEGHWFATVFADLADPSHRITAMVRCGQSGVTIRPNVHMTSLRGSATVTVLFKQAFVPAEHILADPAESLLSRAYPGIVLLQTGMALGVIGAGIALMREFDAGQFESNRHLPRHPDDFAADRDALQERIVRLTETPLDDSPGYLRSVFETRLQASELTLAATRMAMLRAGLPAFMQGSPVDRRMREGNFVATITPSMRFLLRALATSPETPWPI, via the coding sequence ATGATCGCTTCCCCCGCGATGGTGCCCGCCGCTGTTCGCGACCTGGTGGACACGGAGGTGGCCGCCGCGGCGAAGCGCGTCGACGAGGACGGCGTCCACCCCGCCGCGGTGCTCGCCTGCCTCGGGCAGGAGGGGGCGTTCCGATCTCACGTCGAAGACGGGAAGCCACCCGCTCTCGACGTTGCCATCGCGACGACGGCGGCCATCTCGGAAGCGTGCCTGACCACCGGGTTCTGCACTTGGTGCCAGCACTCGGCGGGCTGGCTCGTCGCGAACAGCGACAACGCCGGGCTGCGCGCCGGGTTGCTGCCCGGCATCGCGAACGGCGCCGTGCCGGCCGGTGTCGGGCTCGCGAACCCGGTGAAGGCCATGAGAGGCACCGAGCAGTTCAAACTGCGTGCCGAGCGCGTCCGGGGCGGTTACCTGGTCAGCGGCGCCCAGCCGTGGATCTCCAACATGGGCGAAGGACACTGGTTCGCCACGGTCTTCGCCGACCTGGCCGATCCCTCCCACCGGATCACCGCCATGGTGCGCTGTGGACAGTCCGGAGTGACGATCCGGCCGAACGTCCACATGACGTCACTGCGGGGCAGCGCGACGGTGACGGTCCTGTTCAAGCAGGCCTTCGTCCCCGCCGAGCATATCCTGGCCGATCCGGCCGAAAGCCTGCTGTCCCGTGCCTATCCGGGAATCGTGCTCCTGCAGACGGGAATGGCGCTGGGGGTGATCGGGGCCGGCATCGCTCTGATGCGCGAGTTCGACGCCGGGCAGTTCGAGAGCAACCGGCACCTGCCGCGCCACCCGGACGACTTCGCGGCCGATCGGGACGCACTGCAGGAGCGGATCGTCCGGCTCACCGAAACGCCGCTCGACGACTCTCCCGGGTACCTGCGGTCGGTGTTCGAGACGCGGCTCCAAGCCAGCGAGCTCACCCTGGCGGCCACGCGGATGGCCATGCTGCGGGCCGGGCTGCCGGCGTTCATGCAGGGGTCACCCGTCGACCGGAGGATGCGCGAGGGCAACTTCGTCGCGACGATCACGCCGTCGATGAGATTCCTCCTCCGGGCGCTGGCGACGTCACCGGAGACTCCATGGCCGATCTGA
- a CDS encoding acyl carrier protein, whose product MKSSDDVARVVVGHLSAALGVPVSGITLDAQLTHLENASSLRLLTAVAAIEDELGLELDPDDLVRVRTVADFANLVEAGTRLGTR is encoded by the coding sequence ATGAAGTCGTCCGATGACGTTGCCCGGGTGGTCGTCGGCCACCTGTCGGCCGCGCTCGGGGTGCCCGTCTCCGGGATCACCCTCGACGCGCAGCTCACCCATCTCGAGAACGCCAGCTCGCTGCGGTTGCTCACCGCGGTCGCCGCCATCGAAGACGAACTCGGCCTCGAACTGGACCCCGACGATCTCGTGCGGGTACGAACGGTGGCGGACTTCGCGAACCTGGTGGAAGCCGGGACGCGCTTGGGAACGCGCTGA